Proteins from one Ahaetulla prasina isolate Xishuangbanna chromosome 2, ASM2864084v1, whole genome shotgun sequence genomic window:
- the LOC131190405 gene encoding olfactory receptor 2V1-like produces the protein MNRTLWTEFILLGLLNHTVIHTVFFGAILLTFFVALLGNCLLFFVIVTGSYSRVPMYFFLSQLSFIDICQTSSIVPKMSMDFWKKDNTISLAGCGTQIFSTIMMGGAECLLLTVMSYDRYLAICKPLHYPVLMSRRVCVTMSGGVWFGAILHSIVHTFCVLQLPLCKSNRVNQFFCTIQALLKLSCSETSTYENWLFLTGSILLLGPFSIILASYISILLTVLGMQSLEGRHKAFGTCLSHLCVVGLFYGAASFKYMRPRSYRTPEQDKVASLFCDIVTPMLNPLIYSLRNRDVLAELRKHIQKCKLHT, from the coding sequence ATGAACAGAACTTTGTGGACTGAATTCATTCTTCTTGGACTTCTGAATCACACGGTGATACATACAGTTTTCTTTGGGGCGATCCTATTGACTTTTTTTGTTGCCTTACTGGGAAACTGTCTCCTTTTTTTTGTAATTGTCACAGGTTCATATTCCAGGGTCCCTATGTACtttttcctcagccagctctcttTCATAGACATCTGCCAGACTTCTAGCATTGTCCCCAAAATGTCCATGGATTTTtggaaaaaagacaatacaatttcACTGGCTGGATGCGGGACTCAGATTTTTTCCACCATCATGATGGGAGGAGCAGAGTGCCTCCTACTGACCGTCATGTCTTATGACAGGTACCTGGCCATCTGCAAACCGTTGCACTATCCAGTTCTCATGAGCAGGAGGGTATGTGTGACTATGTCAGGTGGAGTCTGGTTTGGGGCGATTCTTCATTCAATCGTGCACACTTTTTGTGTGCTCCAGTTGCCTCTCTGTAAGTCTAATAGAGTGAATCAGTTCTTCTGCACAATCCAAGCTCTGCTGAAATTATCTTGTTCTGAAACATCCACCTATGAAAATTGGTTGTTCCTAACTGGCAGTATATTACTCTTGGGCCCCTTTTCCATCATCCTGGCTTCCTACATCTCTATCCTTTTGACGGTCCTGGGAATGCAATCATTGGAAGGAAGGCATAAAGCATTTGGTACATGTCTCTCCCACCTCTGTGTGGTGGGGCTCTTCTATGGGGCAGCAAGTTTTAAATATATGAGACCCAGGTCTTACCGAACACCAGAACAGGATAAGGTGGCCTCTTTGTTCTGTGACATTGTGACTCCCATGCTGAATCCCTTGATATATAGTTTGAGGAACCGTGATGTGCTAGCAGAACTGCGAAAGCACATTCAGAAATGTAAGTTACATACTTAG